Sequence from the Panthera tigris isolate Pti1 chromosome D3, P.tigris_Pti1_mat1.1, whole genome shotgun sequence genome:
ctgtcctctccATTATGGACAAAAGGAGGAGACACCTCACCTGTGGTTCTGCAGGCACCACCACGAGAGCCAGGCTTCCCAGCGGGCTCCGGGCTGGCACGGGAACCCCCACCGTCGGGGCTGAGAGCACGCACTCTGCCGATGAGACCGTGCGGCCCCGCAGATTTAGGACTTCCTGTCCTTGAGGAGGAGGGAGCCAGGAAGGACGGCAGGAGGAGCACGTAGTGCCCCCGTCCCCCCGAGCTGACGGAAACCTGCTCGCAGGGCCGCACTGAGGAAGCCCCCCTCACTTCCAGCGGGAGAAGGAGGGCGCGGGGCTGAGAAGCTGCAGCCTGAAGAGTCCGCTGCAGGCTTTTCCGCTCCCGATGGAGACCGGCCCACGAGGCCGTCACTGACGCTCTGTTCTTTGAAGGTTCTGTCTCTGGACACGAACATCACGAACCAGGTGAACAAGCTGAACCGGGACCTGCTGCGCCTGGTGGACGTTGGCGAGTTCTCAGAGGAGGCCCAGTTCCGAGACCCCTGCCGTTCCTACGTGCTCCCTGAGGTCATCTGCCGCAGCTGTAACTTCTGCCGGGACCTGGACCTGTGCAAAGAGCCCTCCTTCTCTcaggtgggcggggccgggaggcTCTCAGACACCTTTCCTGTGTGCCGGTGCGGTGTCCTGATAGACGGTGGCGGTGACGGTGGTGCGTGCGGGccggcagccccctccccccggctccCCAGCTGGCTCCGCACggtccctgcccagcccctgggaaGCCCTGGCTGCCGAGGAAGGCTGGGCGGACCGCTGAcccggccccctcctcccctgcctagGACGGGGCTGTGCTGCCTCAGTGGCTCTGCTCCAACTGCCTGGTTGCCTATGACTCATCAGTCATTGAGATGGCCCTGGTGGAAGCCGTGCAGAAGAAACTGATGGCCTTCACTCTGCAGGACCTGGTGAGTGGCAGGCCTGGCGTGGGGgactccaccccagccccctctccAGTGGGCAGAGGGCTTCCTGATGAGCGATTTGCACCCCGAGAAGCCACAGGTGTGCACAGTTCTCAAGTCCCGACTCAGTGCTCTGAGGTGGCCGGCCCTTGGATCAGGGCTCCTCTTGACTCCTTGTCACGCATCTCTGGGGCCCCTGCAGGGGCGGGTGCTGGCTCCACGCACCTTTTGTTGTAATGGAAGAGGGTAGCTGGTGAGCAGAATGGAGTGTGAGAGTCATGGCAAGTGTAAAGACAAcaaacagggaagagagagagaaacagggacgTTGTCAGCATTAGATAGaggggtgttcttttttttttttttttttttttatttatttttgggacagagagagacagagcatgaacgggggagggtcagagagagggagacacagaatcggaaacaggctccaggctccgagccgtcagcccagagcccgacacggggctcgaactcacggaccgcgagatcgtgacctggctgaagtcggacgctcaaccgactgcgccacccaggcgccccgatagagGGGTGTTCTTGATGAGAGGATGTGAAGGGGTGTCGGGGCCCGGGCAGGGAACAGCCCACATCTGCTCTGATGGAATAGGGAGACCCAAGGAAGGCACAGGGGTGAGGTCCCTGGGACTCAGAGGCAAGGGTGCAGTGCCGCCCGCCCCCCTGGGAGGGTGTTAGGAAGCAGCTGGCATGTTTGGATAAATCCCGTTACAAAGTATTGGTCTTTCCTGGTTGAGCTGAAGGccatggggtggagggggtgcGGGCGGGTGGGTGGGCATGCCGAGCTCTTGGCTACCACTGGCCACCACAGGCCCAGAAGGGGACACTGGTGACCAGGGCTGCTCCTCATTGCAGATCTGCCTCAAGTGCCGGGGTGTGAAGGAGACCAACATGCCTGTGTACTGCAGCTGTGCCGGGGACTTCGCCCTCACCGTCCGCACCAAGGTGGGGGTCCCACGGCTGGCCTGGCTGCCCCCCCTCTCCCGTTTGCCCTTTCTGGTCTCTGCCATCTGCCTCTCTCCCTACACACCCGAGCCTATGCCTTACATCCCTGTGCCTCCTCTGGTCATTTCTGCAGGTCTTCATGGACCAGATTAGAATCTTCCAGAACATCGCCCAGCACTATGGCATGTCGTACCTCATGGAGACCCTGGAGTGGCTGCTGCAGAAGAACCTTCAGCTGGGCCATTAGCGAGTCGAGCGGCGACCCCATTCCCTGCCCTGACTTCCAGATTTGTGACCCTGGCTAGGACGGAGCACCGAGGAAAAGGAGCAGGTCACATAGAGAAGCACGAGCCAGCCAGAGCAGGAGGTGGCTCCACCTGGGGCTGCCTAGGCCGCCAGCTGTGGTCAGGGCAGCCCACTGTTGGCCTGAGAGGGGTCTCCAGGGCGGTTCCTGCTGAGTGGACAGCCCTCCCTGCGGTCccgctctgtcactctctcctcTGCTGTTGAGGGGGTCTTCTGTCTGGTGATGACTAGTGGGGTTTGCAGCCCTTGTTTCTCATCACTTGTGACCACGGAGACGGTCTCATAGCTGGATGCCAGCAGGATGTGGGCCTGTTCCAGGGAATCCGGAGCCAAACCCTGAGGGGACCTGGACATCTTTCCCACAATGAGTTCCCAGGACTTAGGCTTCTTGTCTGGAGACTTCCTGGTCAGTGTAGGGTCTGCAGGGGTGGGGCCCGCATCATGGCAGTCACCTTGCCTGCAGCAGCGAGATCTGGAATCGGGTGTGGCACCCTTGCCCTCTGAAcctgcaggtgggggtggggacagacacGGGCACCGGGCTCAGACTGCCGCGCATGGGTGGGAGGATGCACGTGTTTGTCACAGGCTTCAACGTCATCTGTTAGCACTTGGGTTTATAGGGAAATCCTTCACATGCAAGACAGTCGGTTTTTTCCTTCCGGTTTGAGGGATCTGGTCGGGGGAAGAGACGGGAATAAAACGGCAGCAGCAGTTTTGTTGGGCTTCTAGCGGTTCTGCTCTGGCTTTTTAGCTTCAGAGTCCAAGACCTCCGACCCTTGCGGGCCTGCCCGTCCTCCAGGGGCCACTCGGGGCATGCACGCCCAGGGTCAGCGGCCCTCACCTGCAGAGAGGGTCAGTCGGGACCATGGCCCCTTTAAACCTGGACACTTGCCACCAGTTTCTTCAGAGAGCCGGTGCAGCGCGGAGATGTGGGACCTCACTCTTTGCTGACCCTGTGGTGGGGCTGGAAAAGGGGGGAGGCCCAGACAGGGGAGTCTGCGTCCCAGTGACCTCAGGAAGACTTTGCTGAGCCGGTCCCTCTGTCGTCACCTGCCCCAGCACAAAAGACCCAACTCCACACTTCATTTTAGTAGTtaggttctatttttttattttagagaggaagcatgagcggggtgggggaggggcagaggatgaaagacagaattttaagcaggctccatgctccccGCTGACGGAACTcgaccccacaaccctggaatcctgacctgagccaaaatcaagagtcgagccACCAGGCGCCTCACACTTCATTTTTAACTAAATGAGACTGGAAGTGGAAAAAGAAGAATGGCCAGGTTGGCAAGGCAACACACAGGCTAACTGAATCATAAACTCAGACCCCAAATGGGCGGCCTCCAGGGAGGCCGTACGGAAGCCGTGGGCCAGCGTCCGCTCGGGCCCGGCTCGAGTTCATCATCGCTGCCTGACTTCTCCAAGTATCTCCTAGTATTTTACGCTTTAACTTCAGTTTTACTCTTTGGATTTTGCATTCCTGAACATTTTTACATGTGTTTGTGCGAGGACAGAAAAAAGACCTGTGTTGCAACTGGGTGCATTGGCTCCTGGGTCCTGTGCTCCGGGTGTGCCCAGGCCCCGTGGCCACGAGAAACCTGACACTGGCTGGAAGGTGGACAGAGCCTGCATCAGCCCCCAGATGGAGATCAAATCAAATTagggctgggatggggaggggagctAACTAGGCTTCCTGGAAGTgcagcagagagcagagatgtccccggagaggggaggggaggggctgggggcctgcaTACCACTCCCTGTCCTTACAGCAGGGCCAGAGAGTGCCGGGTGGGTCCCTCAGAGGCCAGTTTAGGGATTGGAGCGTTTGGGACAGCAAAGGGTCCTGGGGTCACTCTCGTGCTTGGGAATGGGAAACCTGAACCCCTGGCCGTGGTTCTTGAGCTGCAGCCCAGGCCCAACTGGAAAAGCCAGTTTCTCCAAAACTGGACATCAGGGAGCCAGACACGGTATTGCAGGCATTTGGGTGACTGAGGAATCCTCACGTCAaggtggccgggggggggggggggggggggggggcttaggTGTGTGCTGTTGCTGGCCCCCCTGTTGGGTGTGGGCAGGTGAGATGGCCAGCTCTGGCTACCTGCCAGCATGATTTGGACATGGGGACCCCCCGAGCTATCGCTCAACCTCGGAAGAGGGATCCCGGCTGAGGGAGTCTGTGCAAAGCACAGCATGTGCTGCCGTAGACCTGTGTGCTCACCATCCGTGTTGCTAGGGGAACCGCCACCCGGCCAAGTTCTGGcggcccctgggggaggggggcctggccAGACAGGCACCAGGCAGCGCCGATGAATATAATGACCATTGTGGCATCTGAGGGTGTGGTAACCAGTTATCTGCTGGCTTGTGCTCCCCCTCAACCTCACCCATGACCATCCCCCTCCCTCAGCACCAACTTCTTGCCCCGCCTGGGTCCTTGTTTCAAGTTCCCTCACCTACCCCTTGTCTTCCTTCCTCCAGAGTCCCCATCCTTTCACATGTTTTGAGGGTGGGTCTGGgatcacccccctccccaccccaggaggTTGGTAAGCAAGCTGACTGAAGGGCAGGTGCTGGGTTCCTCATGCACCcagtctctgcctgtccccctgCTTGGATACAACATGCAGTCTGCACCCAGGCTGATTAGAGGACAGACCAGAGGCACCCACAGCTCCCATGCGCGAGGACCCTCTACTGCCTAGGTCTTCAGGACCTCAAGATGCTTCTCCCAAAAAATGAGGCCAGAGGTTCTGGACACAGGTTTATTGGACTCTGGGTATGTGACTTCTTGGCTATGAAGCAAGCAAAGggtctgggtggggaggggtgagaagTTTGTGAGGAGGTCAGCTAGGGAGGAGGAGGCGGCAGGAGTTTACCCCTTCCTCCAGGCCCCGGGGACGTTGGGGGGCCAGCCAGGATCCGGTGCCACCCACTTCGTGCCCGCCCACTGCCCGGTTGCGCGGGGGGTCTTTTCGTTCCCAGCTTCTCAGAGCGTGTTGAGGTGCATGGGCAGGGCCCAGGGGAGCTGGCGGCTTGGTCTCGGGACCAGACTTCAGGACCCCATCAGGCCCGCCTTGGACACAGCATGATGGAAAGCATGTGGTGGGCTCAGAGCTGGGCCAAACCTCGGGGGTCCGTGAGTGTGGAGTCCTGCCGGGAAGGCTCGGAGGCACACAACTCTGGTCCCACAGTCTGCTCAGGGGTGTCGGCCATCTGCtcagaaggggcagaggcagggcaaGGCCATGGGGGCGGGGCGGCCAGGGACTGGCCTGGGTCTGCAGagcagggacagggtgggggaggagcctgGCCCAAAACAAGAGCCAGAGTCACAGGCCAGCTAccagaggagcgcctgggtgtgCACACCTTGTCGAATTTCTTATGGCTGTACACCTTGTTTTTGTTCATGAACGTCAGCAAGATCCAGTCACACAGGAAGGAGCCCTGGGCCAGCAAGACCGACACGTGAGGGCCCAGGAGACCCCCCCACCCAAGCCCCCCATGCCCAGCATGCATTTCCTTACCACCCCGATGGAGGTCAGTGCTGTGGCCAGATTAATGATGGTGGGAATCAGGCTGAACTTCCCTgcctggggagaggaggctgCCTTAGATGGTTGTTGGGTCCGGGGCAGGTGGGGCtcaagggagggtgggggagatgaGGCCATGCCAGCTGGGCCCTGGGCGAAGCAGGCTGGCCTACCTGTCCGTGCACAATGACGTCGATGCGGATCCCATAGGCCTTGATGAGCGTGCGGGTGGCGCTGCCGTTTACCTTGTAATACTTGGCAAACCTGGGACAGCATGACCCTGAGGAGCACGGTGGCGGGTGCCCACCCATCACCCAAGATGGGAAGCTCCCCTGGACCTTGGAGCACCTGCCCTGTTCTTTTAGAGCCACCACAGCCAGGGCAGATGAggacccaggcgtcccaaggccAAGGTACCTGAAGTTGTAGCCAGACGAGGCTGGGACGTGCTTGGGGTCAAGCCTCCGGAAAGAATACTTGGGGTTGCACTTTGACGCTGACAGGTCCAGGTCACAGTCCCAGTTGATAATGACCCCGATGACACCACCCTGCCCAGAAGTGGGCACAGGGATGGGTGTCAGGGAGGCCGCACAGAGGACCCCCAAGAGCCGTGGGTCCTGCCCTGGGACTGTGCACGGGGCGCTCATCTTGGGACACCTCGGGCCGCTCAGGGCCGAGAGCCAGGAGTGCCTGGCGAGCGCCCTGCTTCCGAAGCACAAGGGTATGCTGGTGGCCAGCCGTGTGACCAGGAGTCAATAATTTAGCAGCAGCCATGCATGCCCAGACCGGTCGGCCGattgtgtttctctttcctttgcccgAACAGGGCCGGGGTTGGCCAAGACCGCAAAGGGGGCTGGCTGTAATGGAGACCCTCCGTTTGCGGCTAGGAGCCGGCACCTGGAGGAGAGCTGGCCCGCCCACTCCCTCGGCTGCCCGCCTCACCGTGTGTGCGAGCTCCGTGAAGTTTTCCCCTGCCTGTTCCACAATGAAGCCCAGCTTGAAAATGGGACAGTAGGGGTCGGAGACCTCATCGAACGTGCAGCGTTTCAGGTAGCCGTCCTTCCGGTGCTCGATGTTGCCTCTGAGGACAGGGCCCAGCCACGTCAGGTGGGAAGGGGGCGGAAGCTCTGTAACCCACAAACGCCCCATTCCCGGGACGTAGCTCCCATCCCGACCCGTGGTCACCACAGCCTGGTGGCTCTTACTTGGAGAACTGGAATTTAGGGTAGTGGATGCTGTTCTTGATGAGGATGGTGAAATTCGGAGCCATCTTGCCGAGAAATTGGCTGAGGAGGCACAGACTGGGTGTGTTTAGTCTCCCCCACCCCGAACCCCTCCCCGGTACATCCCCAGTCCTGGCcagtgaggagagaaaggagcaaaATAGAGTCGCGCTGGGGTGTCAGCTGCGTCCCAGCTAGGTGGGGTCACTGGGCGTGCGCACCTGACCGACGCCCCGTCTTCCACCGGGCACCAGCCCCACACCTCGCAGGTCTTGGCCGACCCTTGGTAGTAGGGTACGCAGCGCCCGGTCCGCAGGCCTGCGGGCAGATGGACGCTCAGGGGGCGAGGGgcgccgccccgccccacccccagccggcGCGCACTGACCGCTTCCCAGCATGTCCAGCCGTTCCGCCACGCAGTCCTCGTCTGTGTCACAGGAGGCGTTGCTAACCCTCACGCTCTAGGGAGGAGCCGCCTGGGTCAGGGGCCCCGAGCCTTCTGCGGCAAGCTGACCGGGCAGGCagggcccctccctctgccccagctctgccctccaccAGGCCTCACCTCCGGGCAGGTTCCGAGGGTCTGCGAGGGTGTGACCTCGATCCTGGTGATGATGCTGAACACGCT
This genomic interval carries:
- the P2RX2 gene encoding P2X purinoceptor 2 isoform X3, which gives rise to MAAAEPKPPAGAAAAGRLARGCWSAFWDYETPKVIVVKNRRLGVVYRAVQLLILLYFVWYVFIVQKSYQDSETGPESSVITKVKGITFSERKVWDVEEYVKPPEGGSVFSIITRIEVTPSQTLGTCPESVRVSNASCDTDEDCVAERLDMLGSGLRTGRCVPYYQGSAKTCEVWGWCPVEDGASVSQFLGKMAPNFTILIKNSIHYPKFQFSKGNIEHRKDGYLKRCTFDEVSDPYCPIFKLGFIVEQAGENFTELAHTAGKFSLIPTIINLATALTSIGVGSFLCDWILLTFMNKNKVYSHKKFDKVCTPRRSSGSWPVTLALVLGQAPPPPCPCSADPGQSLAAPPPWPCPASAPSEQMADTPEQTVGPELCASEPSRQDSTLTDPRGLAQL
- the P2RX2 gene encoding P2X purinoceptor 2 isoform X1; this translates as MAAAEPKPPAGAAAAGRLARGCWSAFWDYETPKVIVVKNRRLGVVYRAVQLLILLYFVWYVFIVQKSYQDSETGPESSVITKVKGITFSERKVWDVEEYVKPPEGGSVFSIITRIEVTPSQTLGTCPESVRVSNASCDTDEDCVAERLDMLGSGLRTGRCVPYYQGSAKTCEVWGWCPVEDGASVSQFLGKMAPNFTILIKNSIHYPKFQFSKGNIEHRKDGYLKRCTFDEVSDPYCPIFKLGFIVEQAGENFTELAHTGGVIGVIINWDCDLDLSASKCNPKYSFRRLDPKHVPASSGYNFRFAKYYKVNGSATRTLIKAYGIRIDVIVHGQAGKFSLIPTIINLATALTSIGVGSFLCDWILLTFMNKNKVYSHKKFDKVCTPRRSSGSWPVTLALVLGQAPPPPCPCSADPGQSLAAPPPWPCPASAPSEQMADTPEQTVGPELCASEPSRQDSTLTDPRGLAQL
- the P2RX2 gene encoding P2X purinoceptor 2 isoform X5; this encodes MAAAEPKPPAGAAAAGRLARGCWSAFWDYETPKVIVVRVHRAEELPGQRDGPRELRHYQGQGHHLLRAQSVGRGGVREAPRGLRTGRCVPYYQGSAKTCEVWGWCPVEDGASVSQFLGKMAPNFTILIKNSIHYPKFQFSKGNIEHRKDGYLKRCTFDEVSDPYCPIFKLGFIVEQAGENFTELAHTGGVIGVIINWDCDLDLSASKCNPKYSFRRLDPKHVPASSGYNFRFAKYYKVNGSATRTLIKAYGIRIDVIVHGQAGKFSLIPTIINLATALTSIGVGSFLCDWILLTFMNKNKVYSHKKFDKVCTPRRSSGSWPVTLALVLGQAPPPPCPCSADPGQSLAAPPPWPCPASAPSEQMADTPEQTVGPELCASEPSRQDSTLTDPRGLAQL
- the P2RX2 gene encoding P2X purinoceptor 2 isoform X4, producing MAAAEPKPPAGAAAAGRLARGCWSAFWDYETPKVIVVKNRRLGVVYRAVQLLILLYFVWYVFIVQKSYQDSETGPESSVITKVKGITFSERKVWDVEEYVKPPEGGSVFSIITRIEVTPSQTLGTCPESVRVSNASCDTDEDCVAERLDMLGSGLRTGRCVPYYQGSAKTCEVWGWCPVEDGASVSQFLGKMAPNFTILIKNSIHYPKFQFSKGNIEHRKDGYLKRCTFDEVSDPYCPIFKLGFIVEQAGENFTELAHTGGVIGVIINWDCDLDLSASKCNPKYSFRRLDPKHVPASSGYNFRFAKYYKVNGSATRTLIKAYGIRIDVIVHGQAGKFSLIPTIINLATALTSIGVMADTPEQTVGPELCASEPSRQDSTLTDPRGLAQL
- the P2RX2 gene encoding P2X purinoceptor 2 isoform X2 yields the protein MAAAEPKPPAGAAAAGRLARGCWSAFWDYETPKVIVVKNRRLGVVYRAVQLLILLYFVWYVFIVQKSYQDSETGPESSVITKVKGITFSERKVWDVEEYVKPPEGGSVFSIITRIEVTPSQTLGTCPESVRVSNASCDTDEDCVAERLDMLGSGLRTGRCVPYYQGSAKTCEVWGWCPVEDGASVSQFLGKMAPNFTILIKNSIHYPKFQFSKGNIEHRKDGYLKRCTFDEVSDPYCPIFKLGFIVEQAGENFTELAHTGGVIGVIINWDCDLDLSASKCNPKYSFRRLDPKHVPASSGYNFRFAKYYKVNGSATRTLIKAYGIRIDVIVHGQAGKFSLIPTIINLATALTSIGVGSFLCDWILLTFMNKNKVYSHKKFDKMADTPEQTVGPELCASEPSRQDSTLTDPRGLAQL